A stretch of DNA from Methylomicrobium lacus LW14:
TTGCCCAGAGCACAGCATCTAAAGACTCAAAGTCGGACAAACCTTCCCTCCAGCGCGCCAAGGCGACCTGAAACGCCTCGGCAGATTTTGCAGCCCCAACAGCCTCATATACTGCGATGAAATCCTCCAAGCGAGTTTCTTGGTGGAAAGGGTTCCCGAACAGGTATTCGAAACCTCCGTTGTCAATGATTCCCTGAGCCGTCACGAGCATCACCGCAACTTTATGCGCAAACGGTGACCGCATGGGGTCAAAACCTCGCCCTATTAGCTTATCCACTGTCGTATCAATAAGGTCAGCCATACGTATAACGCCTAGCTCAGCCGACGTCAGGCCGCATCGCGGCCTGACGTCGGCTGGAGCGATGTGTTATACGTTTTTGTATATGTCATGCAGAAATTCTCCGTTTGTGTCATTCAATGCCATCCCATTATGTAAGAGCTGCAAGTTATTTGATTCACCACTACCATTAATTGAACGAACATCATCAAGGACGCATAAAAATCCAAAAACTGCCTCGTGTACTGCCTCTGAAATCAGCTTGGAAACAATTTCTCGATCAGTATCGTTTAGCTCTTTGAACCACGAAGATTGTATGAGCAACTGGCTGTCAGGCTTACGGCCAGGTGGGTTATTCAGATTATCTAACGTACCTTTTATCGCTCCAGTAGCGACTACTTGCTTGACACGCTTAATAAATTCTACTTTATCCACTTCGTTTCCTGCGACGTATAACGTTTGACATGAGCGACCTCCACAAGCGGGCGAAGCCCGCTTGTGGAGGTCCGCTCGATGGAAGGGTTAGCCGCCATTCTCGCCCTCTGACTGGACCCAGGCCACGAAGGCGGCAACCGTGTTAGCAAACTCCGTGACGCTGACTCGCGCAGAGACAAGACCCTTTGGTGAGTCCTTGAACAACAGGCGAAGCTCCCCGTTCGATGCAGCGATGAACGATTTGGAGCGATCAAATGATTCACCGCCGTTCGTAAGAAAATCAAACTTGAAGAACTTGGCAGCGTCAGCCGCCACTTCCTCGGACGTTCTGTCATCGTCCTCATACAGCGCGCGATCCAACAGTTCGAATAGCTCGGTGTCACTCAGTGACGCAAAGGCCGGCTCGTGCAGCGACGGCAAGCGTTTGACAACTCCCGACAGGTGGTTAGCCGTGACGTTCAGCATGCAGGCTGGCTCTTCCAGGTCACCGAGACGCTGCCCTCTTGCCCACACGCACATGCGACCAAACACCCAGCCCTTCTCGTTTGGGATTGGCTCGTGAACGCATTGAATTGCGAACGATGATGGGTCACCGAATTGCATGGCGGCTAACGCAGAGCTAAGGGGCGGGCGCGATAGCGACCGTCCCTCTTGAGCGCCGGGTTAGGTCGCAGACGCCGGCACCTTCGAACGCAACAGGAGCCATGCAAGGTAGACAGCGGCGGCGACATCGTAGGCTAGACAGAAGATCGGCCACCACGCGGGCACTCCCGGATTATCGATCAAATGACCATGGACAAGATCAAACACGCCATGCGCCGCAAGTGCTGCGACGACTATCCACAGCGAGTATTTGAAACCGGCAATGGATGCGCCCAAAAACGCAACGATGACCATTGACTCAACCATCAGCACCTGAGTGGAAGCGCCCATGACCGAAAACAACGCATAGTACGAAGCGATGACAATCATCACCGTAGGGTAGAAAGCCCGATTTCGATCCAGGCCAATGTACGTCATTAAGAGCCCCACCGAAAATGCCAAGACCGCTCCAATCAAAAACGCCATACCTGTTCCTCCGGATTTCTGCTACGTCCGCGCGTCAGGTGGCGCGTCACCATCAATAATACTCTGCAATTCCGGTGCGATGGGCATGCGTTTGAACATACTAACGTTACTGCCACCTGTGTTCCCGACCGGGACAACCCCAACAGCGGAACCCAAGACGCCTAGAGCGATGCGTATGACTTGCCCGAAGGCCGCTACGGGCCGCCGTCGCAGCAATTCCACCTTGAGCATCAGCCAATGCGATCTGACGTGGGGCACGACAAAAGCCTGGCCAATGACGTGAGCGCGCTCCAGATGAGTAAAGCCCGCTTCAGTGTCGCCTGTTGCTATGAACTCTTTCGCCCGCGCGATCTCATTGTCGAAGGCTGCGCTCTGAATTGGATTCATGATCCACTCTCCTATGAGATCTAACGCAAAGCTAACCAGCCCGCCGCAAGACAGCCAAGAAGCAGAACCGCCTCGCTTCGGCGGGTCTGGTTGAGCGTTGGGTTGGACGAAGCCGCTACGCGGAGAAACAGCCCCATCGCCCGATTGTTTATAAAATGTAACCTCAAGCCCTCACTGCGAGGGAGCATTCCACTACGAATCATGAGGTTACGCGACAATGACATCATCATCTAAATCCACTTTCAAGCAAAATTATCAAACCCATCTTAAACACCTTAAACTCAAAGGGCTCCAGCCCAAGACGATAGAGGCTTACGCCCGTGCCATTCGCCGCGTTGGCGCGTATTTCGACGAACGCATCGAGGACCTGTCCGAAGCGCAGTTGACCGATTATTTCACTGATTTGCTGGCGTCTCACTCCTGGAGTTCAGTCAAACTCGATCTGTACGGCCTCAAGTTCTATTATACCCATGTGTTGCGCAAACCCTGGGTGGCGCCCCATCTGATCAAGCCGCCCAAGGCGCAACGCTTGCCGGATATTGTCAGCGTGGATGAAGCCCAGCGTTTATTCCTGGCAACCCACACCCTCAGTTATCGGGTCTTCTTTTTCACCCTCTATAGTCTGGGTCTGCGTCTCGGTGAAGGCTTGCGATTGCAGGTGGGCGATATCGATGCCGAACGCCAGCGCGTGCATATTCGCGATGCGAAAGGCAACAAGGATCGCCTGGTGCCCCTGCCGGCGGCAACATTGGCCTTGCTGCGTCGCTTCTGGCAGGTTCACCGCAATCCGGTACTGCTGTTTCCCAATCGTCACGGTGGCTTAAAAGGAGCGCAGCATGCGACTACGCCGCTGGATCGCGGCGGCGTACAAACGACTCTGCGCCAGGTGGCCCAAGACTGCGGCCTAAAAAAAAGATTTCCCCACACAGTCTGCGGCATAGCTACGCCACCCATCTGATCGAAGCCGGTGTCGATCTGCTGGAAGTGCAGAAAATCCTCGGCCACCACAGTATCCTCACCACCGCCCGCTATACCCATCTGACTGACGGCACGAATCAGAATGCCAACCAGGTGATCAATGCCTTGATGAATGGCTTTGCCCTGGACTGGGGGAAGGTCAAATGATCCTGCTCTCCGCTATCATTCAAACCTTCGAAACCGAATTTCTGGCGGCGTATCAGAGCCGGCTTCTGCCCAGCCAGCGCCAAGCGCTGGCCGCCATGAAGCACTGCCGCACTTCGCAAAGTCCTGTGATGCTGGCGCAATGCGCTGACTGCGATAGCCAAAGTTTCGTGCCGCATTCCTGCGGCCATCGCAACTGTCCCCACTGCCAACAACACGAAAGTCAGCAATGGCTGGAGCGGCAACTGCAAAGGCAGGTGCCCGCCGCGTATTTTCTGTTGACCTTCACGCTGCCTAAAGAGCTCAGAGCGCTGGCCTGGCAGCAGCAACGCACGCTGTATGACCTGATGATTCGTTGTAGCTGGGAGACGGTCAAAACCTTTGCGCAAAACGACCGACAACTTCAGGGAAAAGCCGGCGCCATCACGGTGCTGCACACCCATTCCCGCCGCCTCGATTATCACCCGCATGTGCATCTGGTGATGCCGGCGGCGGCCATCGATGCGGACAAACGCCTGTGGCGCACCAAGCGCGGCAGCAAGAACCCAACCGGCTACCTGTTCAATCACAAGGCGCTCGCCAAAGTCTTTCGCGCCAAACTGCTCGAGGCGATGACACAAGAAGAACTGGCACTTCCGGGCCGTTACCCCGAAAAATGGGTCGTCGACGTCAAGTCGGTCGGCCGCGGCGACAAGGCGCTGGTTTATCTTGGGCGTTATCTTTATAAAGGCGTCATCCAGGAAAAGGACATTGTCGCCTGCCGGGACGGTCAGGTGACTTTTCGTTATCAGGACAGCAAAACCCGACAGATGCGCACCCGAACGCTGCCCGGCGCCCAATTCCTATGGCTGATCCTCCGTCATGTCTTGCCCAAGGGCTTCCGGCGCGCGCGCAATTTCGGCTTTTTGCACCCCAACAGCAAACGGCTGATTCAACTGCTGCAAGTCCTGCTCGGCGTGAATCCGAACCGGGCGCTGGCCTGGCTGAGAAAACGGCCACCTCTCAAGTGCCGGTGCTGCGGCGGTGACATGCGCATTATCAAAACACAGATGCCGCCGTCCTCCCTAAGGCTGGCAGTGCCAACAACAGGATAACGCAACCGGAAAGGAACAGATTATGTAAACCCATCAGTCATTCCGGCCCAGCCTGAATCGGCACTTTTGCGCCGAGGGTTATGCTCGGTCCAAATCCGGAGCATAATGCGTCGAAAATTGCCCATTTCCGGATTGTGGTGCCGTCCTGCCGATCCGTCCGGCTTGTTTTTGAACCTTACGCGTCAGACAAGCCATCGCCTCCCACAAACGCCAAAAAGATATTTTCTTATATTAAAGTCAGATCCGTGATTACCGGGCTTGTCCAACAACCGGTTCAGATTGTGGTTCGCTTCGCTCACACAATCTAACCTTATCCGTTAGGCTGAGACGTTCGTTATGTATGGCTACCAGCATCCCGCAAGGTTTCGAGCCTGTTTTTAAGAGAGCGAGATTTATCCTCGGAACCGCAATACATAACAAAGAAATCGGGGCTTTCTTCGTTATTCCCAACGTATTCGTACCAAGCGGTATCTAGGCGATTAAGGTCGCTACCGTAAAGATAACGCCGAAACTCAACGTATGCCCTTTTATGTTTGTGGAATACGCCTTCGATACGCTGCCCATTCCCGGCAGCTACGCCGAGAAGCGCTCCGTGCAAGGTATGGCCTTGCAAGCCGTCAATCGCGTTAGGGTCTATGGCAGATCGAAAAGGAACTGCGGCCTGGGCGATTCTGTTACGCTTGTTAGCGTATAGATTGCCACATACGGTTATCAGGGCGGCAAGAATACTGAATAGCCATGTTGGTATAGATCCTACACTTTCAAATAACCACGATATTACAGGAGGCAACGATGACTGATCCATACGAGATGTTCCACAGATTTATTTTATGGTTCGTTATTAACAACGGTTTTTTAAGTTGGTTGGGTAGAAGACGTGTTGATTTCGACCCTAACGTGAAGCTGAGGGGCGCGGCGCGCAAAACGTGGAAGAGAAAACCACGTCGTTCACCGCGTCCCTCTCGAGCGCAGGGTTAGGCGTTACGACGTACATTTGCTTCCTCCATAGCCAACCTTTTAGCTAGTGAATAAATTTTGGTACGCAATATCTCAAACTTTTCATTGGCAGAAGCAACATCAGAATCTTTAATTTTGTGCCCGTTTGTCGGGTGAATTACTAAATCATTTATGCTGCCCATGCCGCCATATGCAGTGAGTAAATGCTCCACACCATATAGGTCTAGGTTTCTAATTAAGCGCGCGTCCTTTTCCAACCAGCTACTCCAGTGTTTTTCGCCGTATTGAGCTAATAATGATTGAGCTGCCTCCAGTAACGCCACCAATTTTTGAATGTCTGGATGCATAGAACGCCTAACTACAATTAGGCATCCTAACAGACGTAAAAAATTGCGTCATAAGGCTGCCTAAATATTTGTAAAATCATAAAATTGTTTTATATTCATTGATGTGTGCGAAATTATCACATCCTAAATAAAATGCAATCCCCGTCAGCAAATTTTTCTGGTAAGCCGCCCAAGTTGCTCGATCAGGTCAGGGACAAAATTCGCCTGAAGCATTACAGCATCCGCACCGAGCAGGCTTATACGGACTGGATCAAGCGCTTCATTCTGTATTTCGGCAAGAAACATCCCCGCGAGATGGGCGCGCCCGAGGTCGAGCGGTTTTTGACACATTTGGCGGTCAACGGTCAAGTGGCGGCTTCTACGCAAAATCAGGCGCGTTGCGCCTTGCTGTTTCTCTACAAGGAAGTGCTCGGCGTGGAACTGCCGTGGCTGGACAATGTGGGGCAGGCGAAGGCGCCCAAACGTTTGCCGGTGGTGTTGAATCGGGATGAAATGCAGGCAATTTTGTCGCGGCTGACTGGGACGCATTGGCTGATCGCCAGCCTTTTATATGGCACTGGCATGCGGATCATGGAATGCTTGCGACTCAGGGTGCAGGACGTGGATATGAAACGGAAGGAGATTTTGATACGCGACGGCAAGGGCGCGAAAGACAGGGTGACGATGCTGCCGATTGCTTTGGTTCAGCCGTTGCAGGCGCATTTGACCAATGTGCGCGAATTGCACGAGAGCGATTTGGCGGCGGGTTATGGCGCTGTGTATTTGCCGCATGCGCTGGAGCGGAAATATCCGAACGCGGCGAGGGAATGGTGTTGGCAGTATGTATTTCCTGCTGGTAAATTATCGACCGATCCCAGGAGCGGAGCAGTCCGCCGTCATCATGTGCAGGAACAGGCGATTCAGCGCGCGGTGAAGCAGGCGGTGCGAGCCGCGGATTTGACCAAGGCGGCGACGCCGCATACCTTCCGGCATTCCTTTGCGACACATTTGCTGGAGGGCGGCTACGACATCCGCACGGTGCAGGAGTTGCTAGGCCATGCGGATGTGTCGACGACGATGATCTATACGCATGTGCTCAACAAGGGCGGCAGAGGCGTGAAGAGTCCGCTCGATAATCTGTAAATCAGAACAACTCCATAGCCAACATCAACGCATCTTCCCGCCCTTCCGCGGCAGGGTAATAACCCTTGCGGATGCCGATCTCATTGAAACCGATTTTTTTGTACAGCCCGAGCGCAATGGTATTGCTCGGCCGCACTTCCAGAAAAATCGTCTCGGCCCTGTCTCTGGCCAGTTCGATCAGGAATTCGAGCATCTTGCGGCCGATGCCTTGTTTCTGCGCGTTCGGATCGACGCTGATATTCAAGACGTGCGCCTCGCCGGGGCCGTACGAGAGAATGCAGTAGCCCAGCACCTTGTCCATTTCTTCGCAGACATGGCACTCGTAGTCTGCCTTGAAGCAGTCGATGAAGATATCCTCGCCCCAGGGAAACTCGTAATTTTGCGTTTCGATCGCGAGCACGCTGGGCAGATCGCCATGCGTCATCGTGCGCATTCTAAGCAGGTCGATGCGCGGGACCGAGTCCGGAAACACTTTCGCATAGAATTCCTTATCGGCGTCATAAACGACATAGTTTTTGATTTTGTCCAGGAGTCCGCGCATGGTTAACCTTTATTCTTGTTATTTTGATAGGTGTTGAGTGCCAGTTGTAAATCGAGCCAGGCTTTTTTCTTTTCGAGCATCGAGCGTAACAAATAGGAAGGGTGATAGACTACAACAAGCGGCGTCTGATTTAAAGTGTGAACCTTGCCGCGCAGTTTGGAGACCGGCGCATCGGTGCCCAAGAGAGTTTGCGCGGCGATGCGTCCGACCGCCAGAATGATTTTCGGCTGAATCAGCGCGATCTGGCGTTCCAGATAGGGGCGGCAATTTTCCGCCTCTTCGGGCTGCGGGTCCCGGTTGCCGGGTGGCCGGCATTTCAGGATATTCGCAATATAGACTTCATCGCGGCTGAGACAGATCGCGCGCAACATTTCGGTTAAGAGTTGTCCGGCCGGGCCGACGAAGGGCGCGCCCTGTAAGTCTTCCTGCTGGCCGGGGGCTTCGCCGATCAGCATCCAGTCGGCATGTGGGTTGCCGCTGCCGAAGACGGTTTGGGTGCGGGTCTTGCAGAGGTCGCATTGGGTGCAGGCGGCGACGGTGGCTTGCAGTGTGCCCCAGTCGAGTTGATCGACGGCGGAGGGGCTTGCGGCCTCGCTGTGCATTGCGGGGTTGGCTGGGGTGGGGGAGTCGTCTTCGCGATAGGATTCGCTATCGCGTGTTTCTGCGTCGATTGATGTCAGGTGAGATAGCTCTGCACCGCTGCTGAATTCATCGCCACGCACCGCTGGCGCGGTGCTGACCGCATTCCCACGCAGCGCGTGGGAATGCGTGTCGAGGGAATTGTTTTCGTGGGCTAGACCGAGCGGCTCTGACGCCGTAGGGTCGCCTGCCGTGGGCGTGGATACGCCTGGCGATTTGGGGCGCCATACGGTGATGCCCATCGCTTCGAGATAAAGCAGGCGGGTGGCGTTATCCACGATCAGGCGCCGTCAATCGAAGGCAAGGGCAGGGCGGATTGCCCCGCGCCTTGCCCGTAATGAAGGGTGTCGCGGTTAGACATTTCCTTTTTGCGGATGCTGGCGCAGGTCGCCGGTCTG
This window harbors:
- a CDS encoding IS91 family transposase encodes the protein MILLSAIIQTFETEFLAAYQSRLLPSQRQALAAMKHCRTSQSPVMLAQCADCDSQSFVPHSCGHRNCPHCQQHESQQWLERQLQRQVPAAYFLLTFTLPKELRALAWQQQRTLYDLMIRCSWETVKTFAQNDRQLQGKAGAITVLHTHSRRLDYHPHVHLVMPAAAIDADKRLWRTKRGSKNPTGYLFNHKALAKVFRAKLLEAMTQEELALPGRYPEKWVVDVKSVGRGDKALVYLGRYLYKGVIQEKDIVACRDGQVTFRYQDSKTRQMRTRTLPGAQFLWLILRHVLPKGFRRARNFGFLHPNSKRLIQLLQVLLGVNPNRALAWLRKRPPLKCRCCGGDMRIIKTQMPPSSLRLAVPTTG
- a CDS encoding DUF6966 domain-containing protein; its protein translation is MHPDIQKLVALLEAAQSLLAQYGEKHWSSWLEKDARLIRNLDLYGVEHLLTAYGGMGSINDLVIHPTNGHKIKDSDVASANEKFEILRTKIYSLAKRLAMEEANVRRNA
- a CDS encoding DMP19 family protein, producing the protein MADLIDTTVDKLIGRGFDPMRSPFAHKVAVMLVTAQGIIDNGGFEYLFGNPFHQETRLEDFIAVYEAVGAAKSAEAFQVALARWREGLSDFESLDAVLWANSEANYKKLEEYIANHKPEYV
- a CDS encoding integron integrase; this translates as MQSPSANFSGKPPKLLDQVRDKIRLKHYSIRTEQAYTDWIKRFILYFGKKHPREMGAPEVERFLTHLAVNGQVAASTQNQARCALLFLYKEVLGVELPWLDNVGQAKAPKRLPVVLNRDEMQAILSRLTGTHWLIASLLYGTGMRIMECLRLRVQDVDMKRKEILIRDGKGAKDRVTMLPIALVQPLQAHLTNVRELHESDLAAGYGAVYLPHALERKYPNAAREWCWQYVFPAGKLSTDPRSGAVRRHHVQEQAIQRAVKQAVRAADLTKAATPHTFRHSFATHLLEGGYDIRTVQELLGHADVSTTMIYTHVLNKGGRGVKSPLDNL
- a CDS encoding uracil-DNA glycosylase family protein, which codes for MDNATRLLYLEAMGITVWRPKSPGVSTPTAGDPTASEPLGLAHENNSLDTHSHALRGNAVSTAPAVRGDEFSSGAELSHLTSIDAETRDSESYREDDSPTPANPAMHSEAASPSAVDQLDWGTLQATVAACTQCDLCKTRTQTVFGSGNPHADWMLIGEAPGQQEDLQGAPFVGPAGQLLTEMLRAICLSRDEVYIANILKCRPPGNRDPQPEEAENCRPYLERQIALIQPKIILAVGRIAAQTLLGTDAPVSKLRGKVHTLNQTPLVVVYHPSYLLRSMLEKKKAWLDLQLALNTYQNNKNKG
- a CDS encoding DUF3703 domain-containing protein is translated as MNPIQSAAFDNEIARAKEFIATGDTEAGFTHLERAHVIGQAFVVPHVRSHWLMLKVELLRRRPVAAFGQVIRIALGVLGSAVGVVPVGNTGGSNVSMFKRMPIAPELQSIIDGDAPPDART
- a CDS encoding Imm42 family immunity protein, producing MQFGDPSSFAIQCVHEPIPNEKGWVFGRMCVWARGQRLGDLEEPACMLNVTANHLSGVVKRLPSLHEPAFASLSDTELFELLDRALYEDDDRTSEEVAADAAKFFKFDFLTNGGESFDRSKSFIAASNGELRLLFKDSPKGLVSARVSVTEFANTVAAFVAWVQSEGENGG
- the rimI gene encoding ribosomal protein S18-alanine N-acetyltransferase, with the protein product MRGLLDKIKNYVVYDADKEFYAKVFPDSVPRIDLLRMRTMTHGDLPSVLAIETQNYEFPWGEDIFIDCFKADYECHVCEEMDKVLGYCILSYGPGEAHVLNISVDPNAQKQGIGRKMLEFLIELARDRAETIFLEVRPSNTIALGLYKKIGFNEIGIRKGYYPAAEGREDALMLAMELF